In the genome of Shewanella glacialimarina, one region contains:
- a CDS encoding lipase family protein, translating into MTDYSDLKKLKRYQYERYAVLCKVTYKADFSPEKLGFAAENYQQIANRWGNVCARILWREDQTEVLVVFRGSQTVNEWWINTWCWPVTKVFADAEYRVHGGYEYLLEQTANPKPPEYLTGVSLYQQLLTILTPLIQSGKRISLTGHSSGGAMAILAADRLERDFPRAIKRVVTFGQPAPGFKSFQQQYLLHRRTYRICCGVDIVTFLPPLPGIYYHVGKMLWLHNERIYDNIHPVNRFLLSIISWLISPFAYHYMHKYIRDKDFFDDV; encoded by the coding sequence TTGACTGACTACAGTGATTTGAAAAAACTTAAGCGCTATCAATATGAACGTTATGCGGTGCTTTGTAAGGTAACGTATAAAGCTGATTTTTCGCCTGAGAAGTTAGGGTTTGCGGCAGAGAATTATCAACAGATTGCCAATCGTTGGGGCAATGTTTGTGCACGAATTCTGTGGCGTGAAGATCAAACGGAAGTGCTGGTGGTATTTCGCGGTTCGCAAACGGTGAATGAGTGGTGGATTAATACCTGGTGCTGGCCAGTAACCAAAGTTTTTGCTGATGCCGAGTATCGAGTGCATGGAGGATATGAGTATTTACTGGAGCAAACAGCCAACCCTAAACCTCCTGAGTATCTGACGGGTGTCAGCCTTTATCAACAACTGCTTACTATTTTGACTCCTCTAATTCAATCCGGTAAACGTATTAGCTTAACGGGACATTCATCTGGCGGTGCGATGGCTATTCTGGCTGCCGATAGGTTAGAGCGAGACTTTCCCCGAGCAATTAAGCGGGTAGTGACATTTGGTCAACCTGCGCCGGGGTTTAAGAGTTTTCAGCAGCAATATCTATTACATAGACGTACTTATCGTATTTGCTGTGGCGTCGATATAGTGACATTTCTGCCTCCTTTACCGGGTATTTACTACCATGTGGGTAAAATGCTGTGGCTACATAATGAAAGAATTTATGACAATATCCATCCGGTAAATCGATTTTTATTAAGTATTATAAGCTGGTTGATATCACCGTTTGCATATCATTACATGCATAAGTATATTCGAGACAAAGACTTCTTTGATGATGTTTGA
- a CDS encoding histone H1/H5 family protein, with product MLKGLSRPEQRRLSAELLRLNIPGASKKALKNMVKKGVVKQYSGKHITASFRLQITDALGAAMSFSGSAFSGTVKNLAIGIYQEMAVE from the coding sequence TTGTTAAAAGGGCTATCACGACCCGAGCAAAGAAGATTAAGTGCTGAGTTATTAAGATTGAATATCCCTGGTGCATCTAAAAAAGCGTTGAAAAATATGGTTAAAAAAGGCGTTGTTAAACAATACTCAGGAAAACATATCACTGCGTCTTTTAGGCTTCAAATAACCGATGCTTTAGGGGCTGCGATGAGTTTTTCTGGTAGTGCATTTTCTGGCACCGTAAAGAATTTGGCTATTGGCATTTATCAAGAGATGGCTGTTGAATGA